In Zingiber officinale cultivar Zhangliang chromosome 6A, Zo_v1.1, whole genome shotgun sequence, a single genomic region encodes these proteins:
- the LOC121995258 gene encoding dirigent protein 4-like — protein MASRGRGAAPFLILLAFLAAQCFHQSTEAKKVTTNLHFFFHDILSGPDPSAVLVARRSGRTGPNGAFGDVSVVDDPLTEGPEADSPVVGYARGIYVSASWQSPILVMGLDYGFTAGPFNGSSFSVFSQNPILDRDREVAVVGGRGKFRMAQGFANLRTYSVNATTGDAVVEYSVTLFHDE, from the coding sequence ATGGCGAGCAGAGGCAGAGGAGCGGCTCCCTTTCTAATTCTTCTCGCCTTCTTGGCGGCTCAATGCTTCCACCAGTCCACGGAAGCCAAGAAGGTCACCACCAACCTCCACTTCTTCTTTCATGACATCCTCAGCGGGCCCGACCCCAGCGCCGTCCTCGTCGCCCGCCGCTCCGGCCGCACCGGCCCGAACGGCGCCTTCGGAGACGTGTCCGTCGTCGACGACCCGCTTACGGAGGGCCCCGAGGCGGACTCGCCGGTAGTGGGCTACGCGCGGGGCATCTACGTGTCGGCGTCTTGGCAGTCTCCGATTCTCGTGATGGGCCTGGACTACGGCTTCACGGCTGGGCCGTTCAACGGCAGCTCCTTCAGCGTGTTCTCGCAGAATCCCATACTGGACAGGGACCGTGAGGTAGCCGTGGTCGGCGGCCGGGGAAAGTTCCGGATGGCGCAAGGGTTTGCTAACCTGCGGACTTACTCCGTCAACGCCACCACAGGCGACGCCGTCGTCGAGTACAGCGTCACTCTGTTTCACGATGAGTGA